The proteins below come from a single Methanobacterium formicicum genomic window:
- a CDS encoding GNAT family N-acetyltransferase — protein sequence MNPDTVESPGVNKEILASLKLKAELKLLPIVLRAVRDVACRYGLDKASVRDLELATEEACHNVIEHAYEPGEEGYYQVKIHREPTCFRITVRDQGMPFNLQRLNEDETSDIGVKLMRACTDEIRSRYLGKRGKVVELVKNFSFESVEDLDVPTVQPSALKMAPASEKVTLRLMHPDETVSLARLIYRVYGYTYPHEDIYYPEKFASLLESGLVTSCVAVNEQDKIVGHLGVFLETPEDHVGESALAAVDPRYRGRGLFPKMKKMMMEEMAAKGILGLYSRAVTVHMASQKSNVKMGSKETGFILGHSPPTAIFKKMKTETTSIRRTVALFYVPVVPDQEQTVFLPCKHQEIIRKIYNHTGLSRVIKKADPENMNLAPHSHIHSHVLPEMASAFLRVKMFGVDFIDELKLQIRDLKLRGTELIVLDLPLKDPNTAILFPEIENMKFFFGGIMPEYLDGDSIRLQYLHNVAFDPESVDVYSEFARDIFDYVVDEWKKQNLE from the coding sequence ATGAATCCAGATACAGTTGAGAGCCCAGGAGTAAATAAAGAAATTCTGGCTTCCTTGAAGTTAAAAGCTGAACTGAAGTTACTTCCCATAGTTTTACGTGCTGTTCGTGATGTTGCCTGCAGGTATGGCCTCGATAAGGCTTCAGTGAGGGATCTGGAGCTGGCCACAGAAGAAGCCTGTCATAACGTCATTGAACATGCCTATGAACCCGGTGAAGAGGGTTACTACCAGGTGAAGATTCACCGTGAACCTACCTGTTTCCGGATTACGGTACGGGACCAGGGAATGCCCTTTAATCTTCAGCGTCTGAATGAGGATGAAACTTCAGATATAGGGGTAAAATTAATGCGGGCCTGTACTGATGAAATTAGAAGTAGGTATCTGGGAAAAAGGGGTAAAGTGGTGGAACTGGTTAAAAATTTCTCATTTGAATCTGTAGAGGATTTAGATGTGCCCACAGTACAGCCCAGTGCCTTGAAGATGGCTCCTGCTTCTGAAAAGGTCACTTTGAGGTTAATGCATCCAGATGAAACTGTTTCCCTGGCCCGCCTGATATACCGGGTCTACGGTTACACCTATCCCCACGAGGATATCTATTACCCTGAAAAGTTCGCTTCACTCTTAGAGTCCGGCCTGGTGACCTCCTGTGTGGCGGTGAATGAACAGGATAAAATTGTGGGCCATCTGGGAGTTTTCCTGGAAACTCCGGAAGACCATGTGGGAGAATCTGCCCTGGCTGCAGTTGACCCCCGTTACCGGGGAAGGGGACTTTTCCCTAAAATGAAGAAGATGATGATGGAAGAAATGGCAGCCAAAGGAATTTTAGGCCTGTATAGTCGGGCAGTTACTGTTCATATGGCTTCTCAGAAGTCCAATGTTAAGATGGGTTCCAAAGAAACAGGATTTATACTGGGCCATTCACCTCCCACCGCCATCTTCAAGAAAATGAAAACAGAAACAACCAGCATCCGCCGAACTGTGGCCCTTTTTTACGTGCCGGTGGTTCCCGACCAGGAACAAACTGTATTTTTACCCTGTAAACACCAGGAAATCATCCGTAAAATTTACAACCACACCGGACTAAGCCGAGTGATTAAAAAGGCAGACCCTGAAAACATGAATTTGGCCCCCCATTCCCATATACATTCCCATGTTTTACCAGAAATGGCCAGTGCATTTTTAAGGGTGAAAATGTTTGGTGTGGACTTTATCGATGAATTAAAACTACAGATCCGGGATTTGAAACTGCGCGGGACCGAACTTATTGTACTGGATCTGCCATTAAAAGACCCTAACACCGCTATTTTATTTCCAGAAATTGAAAATATGAAGTTCTTCTTCGGTGGAATCATGCCCGAGTATCTGGATGGGGATTCCATTCGCCTGCAGTACCTCCATAATGTGGCCTTTGACCCGGAAAGTGTGGATGTTTACTCGGAATTTGCCCGGGATATATTTGACTATGTGGTAGACGAGTGGAAGAAACAGAACCTGGAATGA
- a CDS encoding STAS domain-containing protein: MEITQKTRNGVEIIFITGRLDAYNSNLVEKKLNEIIASGKINIVADLAGVEYISSSGLRVMLSSLKKLNKLDGALKLCSLQPYVGEVFEIAGFTQLFEIYDESNDAVSSFSDN, from the coding sequence ATGGAAATAACTCAAAAAACAAGAAATGGTGTGGAAATAATATTTATAACTGGTCGGTTAGACGCCTACAACTCTAACTTAGTGGAAAAGAAGTTAAACGAGATCATTGCCTCTGGTAAAATAAATATAGTCGCTGACCTTGCAGGAGTGGAGTACATAAGCAGCTCTGGTCTGAGGGTGATGCTTTCATCCCTGAAAAAGTTGAATAAATTGGATGGTGCCCTGAAACTATGCTCACTACAACCCTACGTGGGGGAAGTCTTTGAAATTGCAGGATTCACCCAACTTTTCGAAATCTACGACGAAAGTAATGACGCAGTATCCAGTTTTTCTGATAATTAA
- a CDS encoding DUF5518 domain-containing protein, with protein MVNWSAVGIGFVVTVVLEIVGIFFLSLDAAVSTFIGVFAPIIGGLIAAYWAGGSYREGITNGGLAAGMGSFIAAFIVLSGTDLMPIIISAVISGVIGVVLGIIGGLVGILSKKQGKEKVPPEKPSEED; from the coding sequence ATGGTAAACTGGTCAGCAGTGGGAATCGGTTTTGTGGTCACGGTAGTGCTGGAGATAGTTGGTATCTTCTTCTTATCCCTGGATGCAGCAGTCTCAACATTCATAGGAGTTTTTGCCCCTATAATCGGGGGTTTAATAGCAGCATACTGGGCGGGTGGTAGTTACCGGGAGGGCATAACAAACGGAGGACTGGCTGCCGGTATGGGCTCCTTTATTGCCGCATTCATCGTGCTCAGCGGGACAGATTTAATGCCCATAATCATAAGCGCGGTGATTAGTGGAGTTATTGGAGTGGTTCTTGGTATTATCGGTGGCCTGGTAGGGATATTATCCAAAAAACAAGGAAAGGAGAAAGTTCCCCCTGAAAAACCGTCTGAAGAGGATTAA
- a CDS encoding DUF5518 domain-containing protein: protein MKNWTPVIIGIILTAVIGLIGIFIPFLSILAPIIGGAVAAYLVGGDYKDGAVNGGISGAGGGAIIGFVVLGPFTAIIGGLALGFIFGLILGIIGGVIGVLIKR, encoded by the coding sequence ATGAAAAATTGGACCCCAGTGATTATAGGAATAATTTTAACTGCAGTGATTGGCCTGATTGGCATTTTCATTCCATTTTTAAGTATTCTGGCCCCAATTATTGGTGGTGCTGTAGCTGCCTACCTGGTGGGAGGAGATTATAAGGATGGTGCAGTTAATGGTGGTATTTCCGGTGCTGGTGGAGGGGCCATCATTGGATTTGTGGTGTTAGGACCTTTCACTGCAATTATTGGTGGTCTGGCTTTAGGCTTTATATTTGGCCTTATTCTGGGAATAATTGGTGGAGTAATTGGAGTACTGATTAAAAGATAA